In a genomic window of Siniperca chuatsi isolate FFG_IHB_CAS linkage group LG1, ASM2008510v1, whole genome shotgun sequence:
- the csnk2a2a gene encoding casein kinase 2, alpha prime polypeptide a: MPGSTPASSKARVYTDVNTQKNREYWDYDAHVPNWSNQDNYQLVRKLGRGKYSEVFEAINVTNSEKVVVKILKPVKKKKIKREIKILENLRGGTNIIRLVDTVKDPVSRTPALVFECINNTDFKELYQKLTDYDIRYYMYELLKALDYCHSMGIMHRDVKPHNVMIDHQLRKLRLIDWGLAEFYHPAQEYNVRVASRYFKGPELLVDYQMYDYSLDMWSLGCMLASMIFLKEPFFHGQDNYDQLVRIAKVLGTDELFGYLHKYHIELDTRFKDLLGQQTRKRWEQFIQSENQHLVSPEALDLLDKLLRYDHQQRLTAVEAMQHPYFYPVVKEHANANTDGTKAISSSNAT; the protein is encoded by the exons ATGCCCGGATCCACGCCGGCCAGCAGCAAGGCTCGGGTGTACACCGATGTCAACACACAGAAGAACAGAGAGTACTGGGACTATGATGCACACGTGCCAAACTGGAG CAATCAAGACAACTATCAGTTGGTGCGTAAATTGGGTAGAGGGAAGTACAGTGAAGTATTTGAGGCCATAAATGTGACCAACAGTGAGAAAGTGGTGGTGAAAATCCTCAAG CCcgtcaagaagaagaagatcaaACGGGAAATCAAAATTCTTGAAAACCTGCGCGGGGGAACCAACATCATCCGCCTGGTCGACACGGTCAAAGACCCGGTG TCCAGAACACCAGCGCTTGTCTTTGAGTGCATCAATAACACAGATTTTAAG GAGCTTTACCAGAAGCTGACAGACTATGATATCCGTTACTACATGTATGAGCTGCTCAAG GCTCTGGACTACTGTCACAGTATGGGGATCATGCACAGGGACGTGAAGCCCCACAACGTGATGATCGACCACCAGCTGAGAAAG CTGCGTCTTATAGATTGGGGTTTGGCAGAATTTTACCATCCCGCTCAGGAATACAACGTCAGGGTGGCCTCCCGCTATTTCAAAGGCCCTGAGCTGCTAGTGGACTATCAG ATGTATGACTATAGTTTGGACATGTGGAGTCTAGGCTGCATGTTGGCCAGCATGATCTTTCTGAAGGAACCGTTTTTTCATGGCCAGGACAACTACGACCAG CTGGTCCGCATCGCTAAGGTTCTCGGCACCGACGAGCTCTTCGGCTACCTGCATAAATATCACATAGAACTGGACACTCGCTTCAAAGACCTGCTGGGACA GCAAACACGGAAGCGTTGGGAGCAGTTCATCCAGTCTGAGAACCAGCACCTGGTGAGTCCGGAGGCTCTGGACCTGCTGGACAAGCTGCTGCGCTACGACCACCAGCAGAGGCTGACGGCAGTTGAGGCCATGCAGCACCCATACTTCT aTCCTGTGGTGAAGGAACACGCAAACGCCAATACAGACGGCACAAAGGCCATAAGCAGCTCCAATGCAACATGA